Proteins encoded together in one Marinobacter sp. Arc7-DN-1 window:
- the purD gene encoding phosphoribosylamine--glycine ligase has product MNILVIGNGGREHALAWKAAQSPKADRVFVAPGNAGTAREAGLENVDIDVMDLDGLANFAATNNVGLTIVGPEAPLVAGIVDKFEQRGLRVFGPSAGAAQLEGSKAFTKDFLARHDIPTAGYGNFTDVDEALAYVRQQGAPIVVKADGLAAGKGVIVAMTLKEAEDAIRDMLAGNAFGDAGSRVVIEEFLEGEEASFIVMVDGEHVLAMATSQDHKRVGDGDTGPNTGGMGAYSPAPVVTTDVHQRIMDEVIYPTVRGMAAEGHRYKGFLYAGLMIDTSGAPKVIEFNCRFGDPETQPIMLRMKSDLAELCNAAIDGRLDQCSSEWDERASVGIVLAAGGYPGSYHKGDVISGLPDTDTDGEKVFHAGTRLNGDRVVTNGGRVLCATALGNTVTEAQKRAYELASRIRWDGVFYRKDIGHRAIGRETH; this is encoded by the coding sequence ATGAATATTCTTGTAATCGGCAACGGCGGACGTGAACACGCCCTGGCCTGGAAAGCCGCCCAGTCCCCAAAAGCGGATCGCGTGTTTGTGGCACCCGGTAACGCCGGCACCGCCCGGGAAGCCGGCCTGGAAAACGTCGACATCGACGTGATGGATTTGGACGGCCTGGCCAACTTCGCGGCGACCAACAATGTAGGGCTCACCATTGTCGGCCCAGAAGCTCCCCTGGTAGCGGGTATCGTGGATAAATTCGAACAGCGGGGCCTCAGGGTCTTCGGCCCGAGCGCAGGTGCTGCCCAATTGGAAGGCTCGAAAGCCTTCACCAAGGATTTTCTGGCGCGCCACGACATCCCGACCGCGGGCTACGGCAATTTCACCGACGTCGACGAAGCCCTGGCCTATGTGCGCCAGCAGGGTGCCCCGATTGTGGTCAAGGCTGATGGCCTGGCCGCCGGTAAAGGCGTGATTGTTGCCATGACCCTGAAAGAAGCCGAAGACGCGATCCGGGACATGCTTGCGGGCAATGCCTTTGGTGATGCCGGCAGCCGTGTGGTGATTGAGGAATTCCTCGAAGGCGAGGAAGCCAGCTTTATCGTGATGGTGGACGGCGAACATGTGCTGGCTATGGCCACCTCCCAGGATCACAAGCGCGTCGGCGATGGCGACACCGGTCCCAATACCGGGGGTATGGGCGCCTATTCACCGGCGCCGGTGGTGACCACCGATGTTCACCAGCGCATCATGGACGAAGTGATCTATCCGACCGTGCGCGGCATGGCGGCCGAAGGTCATCGCTACAAGGGCTTCCTCTATGCCGGCCTGATGATCGATACCAGCGGTGCCCCGAAAGTCATCGAGTTCAACTGCCGCTTTGGCGACCCGGAGACCCAGCCGATCATGCTGCGGATGAAGTCCGACCTGGCTGAACTGTGCAATGCCGCCATCGATGGCAGGCTCGATCAGTGTTCCTCCGAGTGGGATGAGCGCGCCTCGGTCGGTATCGTTCTGGCGGCCGGCGGCTACCCGGGCAGCTACCACAAGGGTGATGTCATCTCCGGCCTGCCCGACACCGACACCGACGGTGAAAAGGTCTTCCACGCCGGAACCCGGCTCAATGGAGATCGGGTGGTCACCAACGGGGGGCGGGTACTCTGTGCCACGGCTCTGGGCAATACCGTCACCGAAGCACAGAAGCGTGCGTATGAGCTGGCCTCCCGGATCCGGTGGGATGGCGTGTTTTATCGCAAGGACATCGGCCACCGCGCCATCGGCCGCGAGACCCACTGA
- a CDS encoding TonB-dependent receptor family protein, with the protein MFKPSRLSLAVAVSLAPGASWAVGDDQPQMLEPMEIIGDASAAQTLPGSGYVVGEEQLKTEVETDINQVLKTVPGVYVREEEGLGLRPNIGIRGATAERSSNITLMEDGILIAPAPYSNPAAYYFPTLKRMSSLEVLKGAPLLRYGPQTTGGVINLISTPIPDQRQGYVETVTNDRGSTDVHVTYGDTAGDWGYLLETVQRSAKGFKEIDRSNRDTGFDIEDYVGKLRWQGERQSVTAKLQYSEETSNSSYLGLTDADFSQDPNRRYGLSSIDQMNNTHSGISLTHQFDWSNTVSSTATLYRNDFKRNWFKLSGGGSIIDSANGGDANAQGILDGTVDASGLDYKNNARDYLSEGVQVNFDVDMGSHQFDFGARYHEDEMDRFQPVDVYDQVNGSLVFQNTVAPTGSNNRFETGEALSFWALDTWQATDKLSVNLALRYEDVKTGRTQYADPGRTTVDSTRANDSAELLPGASFTYDLSQSWQVLGGVHRGFSPLGGGATANEEPETSKNWEAGLRYFGNAFFAEMIGFYSDFSNKAENCSVGSPCSNGATSGSFVTGEAEISGVEFQLQTGTRAGEFYLPVSLTYTFTQAEISKDNAASGLKKGEQLKDVPENQMSFRTGMEHPSGWDNYLVATYVDEMCVSAGCNNTATKLDETESLFLVDFISRYALTASADVFLKVDNLFDEQQIVSRLPDGAMANLPRTASLGLSVNF; encoded by the coding sequence ATGTTTAAACCTTCCCGCTTATCACTGGCCGTGGCTGTCAGCCTTGCCCCGGGCGCCAGTTGGGCAGTCGGCGATGATCAGCCCCAGATGCTTGAACCCATGGAAATCATTGGCGATGCGTCCGCAGCCCAGACCTTGCCAGGGTCAGGCTACGTCGTTGGTGAGGAGCAGTTGAAAACCGAGGTTGAGACCGACATCAACCAGGTACTGAAAACCGTCCCGGGCGTCTATGTGCGGGAAGAAGAAGGCCTGGGCCTGCGCCCCAATATCGGCATCCGCGGCGCCACGGCCGAGCGCAGCAGTAATATTACCCTGATGGAAGATGGCATTCTGATCGCACCGGCGCCCTACTCCAATCCGGCCGCCTATTATTTTCCGACACTGAAGCGCATGTCCTCGCTGGAAGTACTCAAGGGTGCCCCGCTGCTGCGCTATGGCCCGCAAACCACCGGTGGTGTCATCAACCTGATTTCCACACCCATTCCCGATCAGCGGCAGGGCTATGTTGAGACAGTCACCAACGACCGCGGCTCCACCGACGTTCATGTAACCTATGGTGACACGGCCGGCGACTGGGGCTACCTGCTTGAGACCGTCCAGCGCTCCGCGAAAGGCTTCAAGGAGATTGACCGCAGTAACCGCGATACCGGCTTTGATATCGAAGACTATGTCGGCAAGCTGCGCTGGCAGGGAGAGCGCCAGAGCGTGACCGCCAAGCTGCAATACTCCGAAGAAACCTCCAACTCCAGTTACCTCGGCCTGACCGATGCGGACTTCAGCCAGGATCCGAACCGGCGTTACGGGTTGTCCAGCATCGATCAGATGAACAATACCCACTCCGGTATCAGCCTGACCCATCAGTTCGACTGGAGTAATACCGTAAGCAGCACGGCCACCCTCTATCGCAACGACTTCAAGCGGAACTGGTTCAAGCTCAGCGGCGGCGGAAGCATCATCGACTCGGCAAACGGCGGCGACGCCAATGCCCAGGGTATTCTGGACGGCACAGTTGACGCCAGCGGCCTGGATTACAAAAACAACGCCAGGGACTACCTGTCCGAGGGCGTGCAGGTAAACTTTGATGTCGACATGGGCAGCCACCAGTTTGATTTCGGCGCCCGCTACCACGAAGATGAAATGGATCGTTTCCAGCCGGTCGATGTTTATGACCAGGTCAACGGCTCTCTGGTGTTCCAGAACACTGTCGCCCCCACGGGCAGCAATAATCGCTTTGAGACCGGCGAAGCCCTGAGCTTCTGGGCGCTCGACACCTGGCAGGCGACGGACAAGCTCAGCGTTAACCTCGCCCTGCGCTACGAGGATGTGAAAACCGGTCGCACCCAATACGCGGATCCCGGCCGCACAACCGTCGACAGCACCCGCGCCAATGACAGTGCTGAACTCCTGCCCGGCGCTTCCTTTACCTATGACCTGTCCCAAAGCTGGCAGGTTCTGGGTGGCGTGCACCGGGGTTTCTCCCCTCTCGGGGGTGGTGCCACGGCAAACGAAGAGCCGGAAACCAGCAAGAACTGGGAGGCCGGCCTCCGGTACTTTGGCAATGCGTTCTTCGCGGAAATGATCGGCTTCTACAGCGACTTCTCCAACAAGGCCGAAAACTGTTCCGTGGGCTCGCCGTGCAGCAATGGCGCAACCTCTGGCAGTTTTGTAACCGGCGAGGCTGAAATTTCCGGTGTTGAGTTCCAGCTCCAGACCGGCACCCGGGCGGGCGAGTTCTACCTTCCGGTCAGCCTTACCTACACCTTTACCCAGGCGGAAATCAGCAAGGACAATGCCGCTTCGGGCCTGAAAAAAGGCGAGCAGCTCAAGGACGTACCTGAAAACCAGATGAGCTTCCGGACAGGCATGGAACACCCGAGTGGCTGGGACAACTACCTTGTGGCCACCTACGTCGATGAGATGTGTGTCAGCGCGGGATGCAACAACACCGCCACGAAACTGGACGAGACCGAGTCCCTGTTCCTGGTCGATTTCATCAGCCGCTACGCACTGACCGCCAGTGCCGATGTCTTCCTGAAAGTGGACAACCTGTTCGATGAACAGCAAATTGTCTCACGTTTGCCCGATGGCGCCATGGCGAACCTGCCGCGCACCGCTTCACTGGGGTTAAGCGTTAATTTCTGA
- a CDS encoding alpha/beta fold hydrolase produces the protein MRRPSPVYLLIILAASLLFSACSRQDIYQTAIDFERSSAGLEAASVAVGNLDIAYLRNQEVSAGDTIVMIHGFGANKDNWTRLAGHLTDDFNVYAIDLPGHGDSSKPLDIGYRLEDQAGYVARILDALSVDKAHVMGNSMGGAITALYAANHPDKVQSAVLFSPAGILEYESELVDLVKAGDNPLIPKQPGDFERLMDFALEKKPFVPWPIMGVLEERAIANREVNEVIFAAIRDAGSGADFRNAITRITAPVLVVWGKEDRVINYRNGEIFVAAIPDAWLEVMEGIGHAPMLEAPEESAQLFRQFIGPPAE, from the coding sequence ATGCGCCGCCCGTCACCGGTATACCTGCTGATCATACTGGCCGCTTCCCTGCTGTTCAGTGCCTGCTCTCGTCAGGACATCTACCAGACCGCGATTGATTTTGAACGATCATCGGCGGGTCTGGAGGCGGCGAGCGTGGCAGTGGGCAACCTTGACATCGCCTATCTCAGGAACCAGGAAGTGAGCGCAGGCGACACCATCGTCATGATCCATGGCTTCGGGGCCAACAAGGACAACTGGACCCGTCTGGCCGGCCACCTGACCGACGACTTCAATGTCTATGCGATCGATCTGCCGGGGCATGGTGACAGCAGCAAGCCCCTCGACATCGGCTACCGCCTGGAAGATCAGGCCGGTTATGTCGCACGCATCCTCGACGCGCTGTCGGTTGATAAGGCACACGTCATGGGTAACTCCATGGGCGGGGCGATTACCGCGCTTTACGCCGCCAATCATCCGGACAAGGTGCAATCAGCGGTACTGTTCAGTCCCGCCGGCATCCTGGAATACGAGAGCGAACTGGTGGATCTGGTTAAGGCCGGTGACAACCCCCTGATTCCGAAACAGCCCGGTGACTTTGAACGCCTGATGGACTTCGCACTGGAGAAAAAACCGTTTGTGCCCTGGCCCATTATGGGCGTGCTGGAGGAGCGCGCCATCGCCAACCGGGAGGTCAACGAGGTCATCTTTGCCGCCATTCGCGATGCCGGTTCCGGGGCAGATTTCCGCAATGCCATCACCCGGATCACGGCGCCGGTACTGGTCGTCTGGGGCAAGGAAGACCGGGTCATCAACTACCGTAACGGTGAGATCTTTGTGGCGGCGATACCCGATGCCTGGCTGGAGGTGATGGAGGGAATCGGCCACGCGCCGATGCTGGAAGCCCCCGAGGAGTCCGCACAACTGTTCCGGCAATTTATCGGGCCGCCGGCGGAGTAA
- a CDS encoding cation:proton antiporter family protein: MPEAIWITFAFGLGLLVKLVGLPPLVGYLAAGFVLSGIAETTGVVIEETDVLERIAHLGVLLLLFTVGLKLKLRSVVSPEVIGGSLLHFGITCAIFTPGLYLLMELSWKTAFLLAIALSFSSTVLAAKVLESKRELRAFHGRVAIGILIMQDLIALVVMSVAAGQTPSQWALIIFGLPLLRPVLFRLLDASGHDELLVLLGLLLALVIGGLGFESVGLSSELGALVFGAMLANHPRSQELSKSLWSVKEVFLVGFFLQIGIGGLPDGEALLFAVIAGLVLPLKGTLFFFLLLAFRLRARSGFLSSLALTNYSEFGLIVASVALPQWLVPLAISVSLSFVFSAPLNRFSHTLYERFAHGLSRYEGSKHHPDEQPLSLGDTRVLIMGMGRTGTAAYDWLREKQPKLMGLDSDPAKAAQHQKEGRNVVFADAEDASFWNGLHMPAIESVILAMGDIEGKLIAARTLRTMGFKGFIVAHTMYQDEARQIQEAGADEAYLTMSETGVALASHLMDRTPAKPSLIVGKSV, translated from the coding sequence ATGCCTGAAGCAATCTGGATAACTTTTGCCTTTGGTCTTGGCCTTCTGGTCAAGCTTGTGGGGCTCCCCCCTCTCGTCGGTTACCTGGCCGCGGGTTTTGTTCTGAGCGGCATTGCCGAAACAACCGGCGTCGTGATCGAAGAGACCGACGTCCTTGAGCGAATTGCGCACCTGGGTGTATTGCTTCTGCTGTTCACGGTGGGGCTCAAGCTGAAACTCCGGTCCGTGGTCAGCCCGGAGGTGATTGGTGGAAGCCTGCTGCATTTCGGGATCACCTGCGCCATCTTTACGCCGGGCCTCTATCTGCTGATGGAACTGTCCTGGAAGACCGCCTTTCTGCTGGCCATCGCGCTCTCGTTCTCATCTACCGTACTGGCCGCCAAGGTCCTGGAATCCAAGCGGGAGCTGCGAGCCTTTCACGGCCGAGTGGCCATTGGCATCCTGATCATGCAGGATCTTATCGCCCTGGTCGTGATGAGCGTGGCCGCCGGGCAGACGCCCTCGCAATGGGCACTGATTATCTTTGGCCTGCCCCTGCTACGCCCTGTGCTGTTCCGCCTGCTGGATGCCAGCGGCCACGACGAACTGCTGGTCCTGCTCGGGCTCTTGCTGGCACTTGTCATTGGCGGGCTGGGCTTCGAATCCGTTGGCCTGAGCTCGGAGCTGGGGGCACTGGTGTTCGGTGCCATGCTGGCGAATCATCCGCGATCCCAGGAACTCTCCAAGTCGCTCTGGAGTGTAAAAGAGGTTTTTCTGGTGGGGTTCTTCCTGCAGATTGGCATTGGCGGCCTGCCCGATGGGGAGGCCCTCCTGTTCGCGGTCATCGCTGGCCTGGTGCTGCCGCTCAAAGGTACCCTGTTCTTTTTCCTGCTGCTGGCGTTCCGGTTGCGGGCCCGAAGCGGCTTCCTTAGCTCACTGGCCCTGACCAACTACAGCGAGTTCGGGCTGATTGTAGCGAGCGTTGCGCTGCCCCAATGGCTGGTTCCGCTGGCGATTTCGGTATCGCTCTCGTTTGTCTTTTCCGCGCCTCTCAACCGCTTCTCCCACACGCTTTACGAGCGTTTCGCCCATGGCCTCAGCCGCTATGAGGGCAGCAAACACCATCCGGATGAACAGCCCCTGTCGCTGGGCGATACGCGGGTCCTGATCATGGGAATGGGGAGAACGGGCACCGCTGCCTACGATTGGCTGAGGGAGAAGCAGCCGAAACTGATGGGCCTGGATTCCGATCCGGCAAAGGCCGCCCAGCACCAGAAGGAAGGGCGTAACGTGGTCTTCGCGGACGCCGAGGATGCCTCCTTCTGGAACGGTCTGCACATGCCCGCCATTGAATCGGTGATCCTGGCCATGGGCGACATCGAGGGCAAACTGATTGCTGCGCGCACGCTCAGAACGATGGGTTTCAAGGGCTTTATCGTGGCTCACACCATGTACCAAGATGAAGCAAGACAGATTCAGGAAGCCGGCGCCGACGAGGCCTACCTGACCATGAGCGAGACCGGTGTCGCCCTGGCCAGCCACCTGATGGACAGGACACCCGCGAAACCCTCCCTGATTGTCGGCAAATCCGTGTAG
- the senA gene encoding selenoneine synthase SenA encodes MTTIDRTDQARAELLDQLEWTRKRTESLVCSLPEKLLDVPWHPGVNPPLWEMGHAAFFYEVFVFNLLDGTPSFDPSMDDLWDSFHVEHRDRWNRDLFPGREKTLEYFNTVYDQVAERIKAQPLTDQALYLYRYAVYHQNMHVESLIWCRQTVGYPAPSGTDLYRPAPGVQHDGDALIPAGEWLIGMPGDSERYAREDFAFDNEKPRFTVKLDPFAISKCLVSNRRFLEFVEDGGYRRPELWSFGGRKWLQTESDVALVHGSDEPLLRVPRHPLYWRWHDGQWQERVFDRWQPLNPDAPVTHVTFWEAEAWCRWAGRRLPTEFEWEVAALGNRPGKPFRRFPWGNTAPDEQRADLNGRAMAQNPVFDFPAGDSPFGCRQMTGTVWQWTSSQFFPYDGFRVDMYPFMSTLQFGDHKVTRGGGCATSSCLIRGTYRQAYLPVRNDVYTGFRTCALDDESPRGRPGC; translated from the coding sequence ATGACGACGATTGACCGAACGGATCAGGCCAGAGCGGAACTGCTGGATCAGCTTGAGTGGACACGGAAACGTACGGAAAGCCTGGTGTGCTCTCTGCCCGAGAAGCTGCTGGATGTGCCCTGGCATCCGGGGGTGAATCCGCCGCTGTGGGAAATGGGCCATGCCGCTTTTTTCTACGAGGTGTTCGTGTTCAACCTGCTCGATGGCACGCCCAGTTTCGACCCGTCCATGGACGATCTCTGGGATTCCTTCCATGTTGAGCACCGCGACCGCTGGAACCGGGACCTGTTTCCCGGGCGCGAGAAAACCCTTGAATACTTCAACACTGTTTACGATCAGGTGGCTGAGCGAATAAAGGCGCAGCCCCTGACCGACCAGGCGCTGTACCTTTACCGCTACGCGGTCTATCACCAGAACATGCATGTTGAGTCACTGATCTGGTGCCGGCAGACGGTTGGCTATCCGGCACCTTCGGGAACGGATCTGTACCGGCCAGCGCCGGGTGTTCAGCATGATGGCGATGCCTTGATTCCTGCGGGGGAATGGTTAATCGGCATGCCCGGTGATTCGGAGCGCTACGCCCGGGAGGATTTTGCCTTCGATAATGAGAAACCCCGGTTTACTGTAAAACTGGACCCGTTTGCCATTTCAAAGTGTCTGGTCAGTAATCGCCGGTTCCTGGAGTTTGTTGAGGATGGCGGCTACCGGCGGCCCGAACTCTGGTCCTTCGGCGGGCGGAAATGGCTGCAGACCGAATCCGATGTTGCCCTGGTTCATGGCAGTGACGAACCCCTGCTTCGTGTTCCCCGCCACCCGCTGTACTGGCGCTGGCACGATGGCCAGTGGCAGGAGCGGGTGTTTGATCGCTGGCAGCCCCTGAACCCGGATGCACCGGTTACCCATGTGACGTTCTGGGAGGCTGAAGCCTGGTGCCGGTGGGCGGGGCGTCGTTTGCCCACGGAGTTTGAATGGGAGGTGGCCGCCCTTGGTAATCGCCCGGGCAAGCCGTTCCGGCGTTTTCCCTGGGGCAACACGGCGCCGGATGAGCAACGCGCTGATTTGAATGGCCGTGCCATGGCACAGAATCCGGTGTTTGATTTCCCGGCCGGCGACAGCCCCTTTGGCTGCCGCCAGATGACGGGCACGGTCTGGCAGTGGACCAGCAGCCAGTTCTTCCCCTACGACGGCTTCAGGGTGGATATGTACCCGTTCATGTCGACCCTGCAGTTCGGTGATCACAAGGTGACCCGCGGGGGCGGTTGCGCCACCTCCTCCTGCCTGATTCGCGGCACCTATCGCCAGGCTTACCTGCCGGTGCGCAACGACGTCTATACCGGGTTTCGCACCTGCGCGCTTGACGATGAGTCGCCACGTGGCCGCCCTGGGTGTTGA
- a CDS encoding sigma-54 dependent transcriptional regulator — MQEKRPLVWLSAVYPVFTASEPVFRDWQLIHVSLSGRSLTEMTPDSGARVGVFDLGSLTGDQLARLPEWLDAIPVQHWVATLESHQIQNPDICALINRYCKDYHTLPLQPDRLNAILGHLWGMSELQEKASRTKSGSYQEFALEGESPAIQQVRVLLQKFARTEEPVLIYGENGTGKEAAASFIHDHSLRRNKPLVAVNCAALPRSLTQNELFGHEKGAFTHAMSAQKGRFEAANGGTLLLIGVDELYPEQQSAILRFLQEGLIERLGSSHSISVDTRLIASSTRPLEQLVKTGAFRSDVFYRLGSLHVLLPPLRERKEDIPMLANRILSATPSAEGPRHLSDAAIICLAEHPWPGNLRELQNRLRQALLLGDGPRIEAEDMGFAVPPSENQHRSQELSLDAFRSRADRQAISISLALAHNNVSAAARLLNISRVSLYRLMDKHQFPHGAHTRPPKNN, encoded by the coding sequence ATGCAGGAAAAGCGACCGCTCGTTTGGTTGTCGGCGGTGTACCCGGTTTTCACAGCCAGCGAGCCAGTGTTCAGGGACTGGCAGCTGATTCATGTCTCCCTATCAGGCCGGTCGCTCACGGAAATGACACCTGACTCAGGCGCCAGAGTCGGCGTGTTTGATCTTGGTTCACTGACAGGGGATCAACTGGCTCGCCTGCCCGAATGGCTGGACGCCATCCCCGTCCAGCACTGGGTCGCCACGCTGGAGTCTCACCAGATTCAGAACCCCGATATCTGTGCGCTGATAAATCGCTATTGCAAGGACTACCACACACTGCCACTTCAGCCAGACCGGCTCAATGCCATCCTCGGCCACCTGTGGGGCATGTCGGAACTGCAGGAGAAGGCCTCACGGACGAAATCCGGTAGCTATCAAGAATTTGCCCTTGAGGGTGAGTCCCCGGCGATCCAGCAGGTCAGGGTGTTGTTGCAGAAATTCGCCCGCACCGAAGAACCGGTGCTTATCTATGGTGAGAACGGAACCGGTAAGGAAGCGGCTGCCAGCTTTATTCATGACCACTCGTTACGGAGGAACAAGCCGCTGGTCGCCGTGAACTGCGCCGCTTTACCCCGCTCCCTCACCCAGAACGAACTCTTCGGTCATGAAAAAGGCGCGTTTACCCATGCCATGAGTGCCCAGAAAGGCAGATTTGAAGCGGCCAATGGCGGCACCCTGCTACTTATTGGCGTGGATGAGCTCTACCCGGAACAGCAATCGGCGATTTTGCGTTTCCTCCAGGAGGGCCTGATAGAGCGCCTGGGTTCCAGTCATTCCATCAGCGTCGACACACGGCTCATCGCCAGCAGCACGAGACCGCTCGAACAGCTGGTGAAGACCGGGGCTTTCCGGAGTGATGTGTTTTACCGGCTTGGAAGTCTGCATGTGCTTTTGCCGCCGCTGCGGGAGCGGAAGGAAGATATTCCCATGCTAGCCAACCGGATACTCTCGGCCACACCCTCGGCCGAGGGTCCTCGGCACCTCAGTGACGCCGCCATTATCTGCCTTGCCGAACACCCCTGGCCGGGCAATCTCAGGGAACTGCAAAACCGGTTGCGTCAGGCCCTGTTGCTGGGTGACGGCCCCCGAATCGAAGCGGAGGATATGGGCTTTGCCGTTCCTCCCTCAGAAAACCAACACCGGAGCCAGGAACTGTCCCTCGACGCTTTCCGATCCCGGGCGGATCGCCAGGCGATCTCGATAAGTCTCGCACTTGCACACAACAACGTGTCGGCAGCCGCAAGGCTGCTGAACATTTCAAGGGTTTCGTTATACCGGCTGATGGACAAACACCAGTTCCCCCACGGTGCCCACACCCGGCCACCGAAGAATAACTGA
- a CDS encoding transporter, producing the protein MHKKTRWIIPVLTLAAPMLAAAAQVDRDSTPVSTGTAGHTEPNDNSATDIASITADRGIVTRPGRFTIEPSFSHAYSNSTAVAVEGYTVIPALLIGLINISEIQRDIFVGAMSLKYGFTSKLEAAVRVPYLSISEDLREREIFKGTPVDTLRESSGEGLGDVELSVRYQLTDGLGGWPYIIGAMRVKAPTGEGPYDVERRVIEGDDGTPIGVELGDRPTGTGFWAFEPGLSFIYPSDPAVLFGNLSYVWTLKEEQGFENGGTVDPGDIVRFGFGMGFAFNDRTSFSLGYDHSIIRKTTFERNNDLFAANFDRIQIGSLSFGLSQRLTRATSLSLTVSIGVTENAPNSEITLKLPISL; encoded by the coding sequence ATGCATAAAAAAACACGCTGGATCATCCCGGTACTCACCCTGGCTGCTCCCATGCTTGCCGCGGCCGCACAGGTCGACAGGGATAGCACACCGGTATCCACTGGCACGGCTGGCCACACAGAGCCGAACGACAACTCGGCTACCGATATTGCATCAATAACTGCTGACCGGGGCATTGTCACCCGCCCGGGCCGCTTCACGATCGAGCCCTCCTTCTCCCATGCGTACAGCAACTCAACGGCGGTTGCGGTGGAAGGTTACACGGTGATACCTGCCCTGCTCATCGGGCTGATCAATATTTCGGAAATCCAGCGCGATATTTTCGTCGGCGCGATGTCACTCAAGTACGGCTTCACCAGTAAGCTTGAAGCGGCGGTTCGTGTACCCTACCTCAGTATCAGTGAGGACTTGAGAGAACGTGAGATTTTCAAGGGCACACCGGTGGATACTCTGCGCGAGTCCTCAGGCGAAGGCCTCGGTGATGTTGAACTCTCGGTTCGTTACCAGCTAACCGATGGCTTGGGCGGCTGGCCATACATTATTGGCGCAATGCGGGTGAAAGCGCCAACCGGAGAGGGCCCTTATGACGTCGAGCGACGGGTAATCGAGGGCGATGATGGCACTCCCATCGGCGTCGAGCTCGGTGATCGCCCCACGGGCACCGGTTTCTGGGCGTTCGAACCAGGTCTCTCATTCATCTACCCGTCGGACCCAGCCGTGCTATTCGGAAACCTGAGTTATGTCTGGACTCTCAAAGAGGAGCAGGGCTTCGAAAACGGGGGCACGGTCGACCCCGGCGACATTGTGCGTTTCGGCTTCGGAATGGGGTTTGCCTTTAACGACCGCACGTCCTTTAGCCTGGGCTATGACCACTCGATCATCCGGAAAACAACGTTCGAGAGGAATAACGATCTGTTTGCCGCCAACTTTGATCGTATACAGATCGGGTCACTATCGTTCGGCTTATCCCAGCGCCTGACGCGCGCCACAAGTCTGAGCCTGACGGTGAGTATAGGAGTTACGGAAAATGCGCCCAACAGCGAAATTACCCTGAAGCTTCCCATCAGTCTCTAG
- a CDS encoding C39 family peptidase: MARKVLVAICASAGLLWSTAFAGSVTVPGIGGDFWLKVNSFENRRFDSVMRQQYDFSCGSAAVASLLSFHYEDQVTEHDVFIEMLALADEKKVRREGFSMLDMKHYLESRGYKADGFRMPLTGLREKVRLPTIVLLNIDGFRHFVLIKGISDDEVLVGDPARGLKVYSYAQFSEYWNGTAFVIRSHLKEGREGFLGDGHWPQVARAPTQTGLEGPSLGHTLPYWPSSREW; encoded by the coding sequence ATGGCCAGAAAGGTTCTTGTTGCGATCTGCGCGAGTGCCGGGCTGCTATGGTCCACTGCCTTCGCCGGCTCGGTCACGGTGCCGGGTATTGGTGGTGATTTCTGGCTAAAGGTAAACAGTTTCGAGAACCGCCGGTTTGACAGCGTCATGCGCCAGCAATACGACTTCAGTTGCGGCTCCGCAGCTGTTGCTTCGTTGTTGTCCTTTCACTACGAAGACCAGGTCACAGAACACGATGTCTTTATCGAAATGCTTGCGTTGGCGGATGAAAAGAAGGTGCGCCGGGAAGGTTTCTCCATGCTCGATATGAAGCACTATCTGGAGTCCAGAGGGTACAAGGCCGATGGTTTCCGTATGCCGTTGACCGGCCTCAGGGAGAAGGTGCGCTTACCCACGATTGTGTTGTTGAACATTGATGGCTTCCGGCATTTTGTTCTGATCAAGGGGATCAGTGACGATGAAGTCCTGGTGGGGGATCCGGCCCGGGGGCTGAAGGTGTATTCCTACGCACAATTCAGCGAATACTGGAACGGCACCGCCTTTGTTATCCGCAGCCATCTCAAAGAAGGGCGAGAGGGCTTTCTCGGCGACGGACATTGGCCTCAAGTGGCGAGGGCGCCGACACAGACAGGTCTGGAAGGTCCTTCTCTCGGGCACACACTGCCCTACTGGCCCTCCTCAAGGGAATGGTGA